A region from the bacterium genome encodes:
- a CDS encoding carboxypeptidase regulatory-like domain-containing protein: protein MRRIFSIISLCLLTVTPLEAEERGVEIRGCGKELLETEPGRTITTVFQITNKSAEKQEFTSEVQLPEGWIPVTRDISFELGVNESDIRLVSFFIPQAALADKYEVTYLVKGGGYPSTISNFCTIYIVVLPVARLEVKLLEAPAHIIAGEDYRTSFVVTNECNIENTVSIKIDSGENLPFMVDTEKFTLAPGESKTIKVVVKTEVKMRERVKHFLALTAQVLNDQKIQARAISFVEIIPRIAEAEDWFHRLPVEVTLRQVTSKNEADRSGLRTQISGKGTLDEAGKKHIRFLFSGQDIDEYCLSYRTKDYEFHLGDYGYYLSPLTENNRYGRGITGKLNLSNFSLGASYLKTPEIKPEEKQMAGYIDYLIREKYRIGLNYLKEIGLANDEMVSLEAQLKLAKNTEVELEYALGKKDKEDDKAYWLKVSGGQDWISYYLKFIQAGPDYPGHYGHRDSFLAALTFPLKDNLRLNANFQQEKNKLDGEPLNRDYQLGLNYKSETSPSLSFNWRNRYRGDQLSNSNLDYQEESFEFSIEQRFKKLNLWASAESGKINKRNKGTSHLKRYIASAYFKPTNKQSYRGYLSYDNQGNFTGEKTPCLTAGLTISYQIADRTLFDLDLQTNDYQESYQGGRDIFEIRLSHTLPNGHKIPICGRYTSYKDSPMKDERALTIEYIIPFGLPVSKKDTGMVKGYVYDEETKEPLPDIIIRVNGMTVATDQKGNFVFPSLRPGNYYLHVERMGLNRISVQQTPIEVTVESGEKTWVEIGIVRTAALVGQVMVYGLENNYNHNSLGEKGGDKKADYYVIGEGNRTSLDDKATNLVEASGLANMVVELANGSEIKRRLTDRRGRFEFEELRPDKWTLKIYDNNLPEYHYLEKDTFEFELKPGQEEEILVKVLPKKRRIQIIEEGGTLR, encoded by the coding sequence ATGAGAAGGATCTTTTCTATCATTAGCCTTTGTCTTTTAACGGTTACCCCTCTTGAAGCTGAAGAAAGAGGTGTAGAAATAAGAGGCTGCGGAAAAGAATTGCTTGAGACTGAACCAGGCAGGACCATCACTACTGTCTTTCAGATAACCAATAAGAGCGCCGAGAAACAAGAATTTACCTCTGAGGTGCAGCTTCCTGAAGGATGGATACCGGTCACTCGCGATATCTCTTTTGAATTGGGGGTCAATGAAAGCGATATAAGGCTGGTGAGCTTCTTTATCCCGCAAGCCGCCTTAGCGGATAAGTATGAAGTTACTTATTTAGTTAAAGGGGGAGGATATCCTTCGACTATCAGCAACTTTTGTACTATTTATATAGTAGTTTTGCCGGTGGCCAGATTAGAAGTAAAATTATTGGAGGCTCCAGCGCATATAATTGCTGGTGAGGACTACCGAACCTCTTTTGTAGTTACCAATGAATGTAATATAGAAAATACGGTTAGTATAAAAATCGACAGTGGCGAGAACCTGCCTTTTATGGTGGATACTGAAAAGTTCACCCTGGCCCCCGGTGAATCAAAAACGATCAAGGTAGTGGTAAAGACCGAGGTAAAGATGAGAGAGCGAGTCAAACACTTCCTGGCCTTAACGGCCCAAGTCCTTAACGACCAAAAGATCCAGGCTCGAGCCATAAGTTTTGTAGAAATTATCCCCCGGATAGCTGAAGCAGAAGATTGGTTTCATAGACTGCCGGTAGAGGTAACTCTTAGGCAAGTAACTTCCAAAAATGAGGCAGACAGATCTGGACTTCGGACGCAAATCTCTGGGAAAGGGACATTAGATGAGGCAGGGAAAAAACATATCAGGTTCCTATTCAGCGGACAGGATATTGATGAGTACTGTCTTAGTTATCGGACCAAGGATTACGAATTTCATCTGGGCGACTATGGGTACTACCTCTCACCCTTAACTGAAAATAATCGTTATGGTCGGGGAATTACCGGCAAACTGAACCTAAGTAATTTTAGTTTGGGCGCCTCCTACCTAAAAACCCCCGAGATTAAACCTGAGGAGAAACAGATGGCTGGTTATATCGATTATTTAATCAGGGAGAAATACCGGATAGGTCTCAATTATCTAAAAGAAATAGGGCTGGCCAATGATGAAATGGTAAGTTTAGAAGCCCAACTTAAGCTGGCTAAAAATACTGAGGTTGAACTCGAATACGCCCTGGGGAAAAAAGACAAAGAAGATGATAAGGCCTATTGGCTCAAGGTCTCCGGTGGTCAGGACTGGATTTCTTATTACTTGAAATTTATTCAGGCCGGACCTGATTACCCGGGCCATTATGGCCATAGAGATTCTTTCTTGGCTGCCTTAACCTTTCCCCTAAAGGATAATCTTAGGTTAAATGCCAATTTTCAGCAAGAAAAGAATAAACTTGATGGGGAGCCTCTGAATAGGGATTATCAATTGGGCTTGAACTATAAATCTGAAACAAGCCCCAGTCTTTCTTTTAACTGGCGGAACCGTTATCGTGGAGACCAACTTTCCAACTCTAACCTTGACTACCAGGAGGAGAGCTTTGAATTCAGTATAGAACAGCGTTTCAAAAAGTTAAATCTTTGGGCCTCGGCTGAATCAGGAAAAATAAATAAACGGAATAAGGGGACTTCTCATTTGAAAAGATATATAGCCTCTGCCTATTTCAAGCCAACTAATAAACAATCCTACCGAGGTTATCTATCTTATGATAACCAGGGCAATTTCACGGGAGAAAAGACCCCCTGTCTAACGGCTGGATTAACCATTTCTTATCAAATAGCAGATAGGACCTTGTTTGATCTCGATCTTCAAACCAATGATTACCAGGAATCTTACCAGGGAGGAAGGGATATTTTTGAGATAAGATTGAGCCACACCTTGCCTAATGGGCATAAGATTCCGATATGTGGTCGTTATACCTCATACAAAGACTCACCGATGAAAGATGAAAGGGCGCTTACGATTGAATATATTATCCCTTTCGGCTTACCGGTAAGTAAGAAGGATACGGGTATGGTTAAAGGATATGTTTACGATGAAGAAACTAAAGAACCCCTTCCAGATATCATCATTAGAGTTAATGGGATGACGGTGGCCACTGACCAAAAGGGTAACTTCGTTTTCCCTTCCCTGAGACCAGGTAATTACTATTTACACGTAGAAAGAATGGGTCTGAACCGGATTTCGGTCCAGCAGACCCCCATAGAAGTAACGGTTGAAAGTGGGGAAAAAACCTGGGTGGAAATAGGCATAGTCCGGACGGCGGCTCTGGTGGGGCAGGTTATGGTCTATGGCCTGGAGAACAACTATAACCATAACTCCTTAGGTGAAAAAGGTGGAGATAAAAAGGCAGATTATTATGTTATTGGAGAAGGTAACAGGACGTCGTTAGATGATAAGGCGACAAACCTGGTTGAGGCCTCTGGGTTAGCCAACATGGTGGTAGAACTTGCCAATGGGTCGGAAATAAAGCGCCGACTTACCGACAGGCGAGGGCGTTTTGAGTTTGAAGAATTGCGTCCAGATAAATGGACACTTAAAATCTACGATAATAATTTACCTGAGTATCACTATCTGGAAAAAGATACCTTTGAATTTGAATTAAAACCTGGCCAGGAAGAAGAGATTTTAGTAAAGGTATTACCCAAGAAGCGCCGTATCCAGATCATAGAGGAAGGTGGGACCTTAAGGTAG